In Candidatus Saccharibacteria bacterium oral taxon 488, one DNA window encodes the following:
- a CDS encoding DUF4868 domain-containing protein, with amino-acid sequence MEEVRETTDIFLWANQTDAKKNDLQIELFLFNKNYTPYFMPLKGDVEQQLRPLFLFDYINQVNLGAGTGLSVRDYELSEAEDNVLLRADLAKVGRAETLLHLIEHERDDIVEFSETEHEFKRMKGVIARFTDPNDPEKIFYTAKLIQQGQTLKSALAWEFSDGKFGAFKAEVGFKVPDDNQVLIIGQDIFAFNPGKFERMFGYEYKKQVIADKKVAEIEKEYKLSFPEGLDLNALVKERKKTINKLQKLEIGEVKQEQVLDYADEMQLELMSDDNGAIIIMDGNDLDMFVNLINEDYIESKITGKRYEIKSKKLLGEPEGEPPRG; translated from the coding sequence ATGGAAGAAGTGAGGGAAACGACTGATATTTTTTTGTGGGCCAATCAAACTGATGCGAAGAAGAACGATTTACAGATAGAGCTGTTCTTATTTAATAAAAATTACACGCCGTATTTCATGCCTTTGAAGGGTGATGTTGAGCAGCAGCTCCGGCCGCTATTTTTGTTTGATTATATCAATCAAGTTAATTTGGGGGCGGGTACCGGCCTCAGTGTGCGCGACTATGAGCTGAGCGAAGCGGAAGATAACGTGCTATTGCGAGCAGACCTCGCCAAGGTCGGCCGGGCGGAAACCTTGCTTCATTTGATCGAACACGAGCGTGATGACATCGTGGAATTCTCGGAAACCGAGCATGAGTTCAAGCGGATGAAGGGCGTGATAGCGCGGTTTACTGACCCAAATGATCCAGAAAAAATCTTTTACACCGCCAAATTAATTCAGCAGGGGCAGACGCTGAAAAGCGCACTGGCGTGGGAGTTTTCTGACGGCAAGTTTGGCGCGTTTAAGGCGGAAGTCGGGTTTAAGGTGCCAGACGATAACCAGGTGCTGATCATCGGTCAGGATATATTTGCCTTTAATCCAGGCAAGTTTGAGCGGATGTTTGGCTATGAATACAAGAAGCAAGTGATTGCCGATAAGAAGGTGGCGGAGATCGAAAAGGAATACAAATTGAGTTTTCCAGAGGGCTTGGATCTAAATGCGCTGGTCAAGGAGCGCAAAAAGACCATCAATAAACTGCAGAAATTGGAGATCGGCGAGGTCAAACAAGAGCAGGTACTGGACTATGCTGATGAGATGCAGCTGGAGCTGATGAGTGATGATAACGGCGCGATTATCATTATGGATGGTAATGATCTGGATATGTTTGTGAACTTGATCAATGAGGACTACATCGAGAGTAAAATTACTGGCAAGCGCTACGAGATTAAGTCGAAAAAACTGCTGGGTGAGCCAGAAGGCGAACCGCCGCGAGGTTAG
- the rsmH gene encoding 16S rRNA (cytosine(1402)-N(4))-methyltransferase RsmH: protein MSIKEHPPQSEALQVSEPIHVPVLLEVTLDRLRPAKGESYLDLTAGYGGHAREFLTRTDNYLGAVLVDRDDNAINTLGDLAEKGATLIHKDFVSAARDLVKQGRTFDVILADLGVSSPQLDRAERGFSFRFDGPLDMRMDNRTETTAADIVNSYSVDELTRLMTRYGEESPGRARRIAQAIVSARPIRGTTELAGLIKHTVGRGGMKHHPATRTFQALRIEVNHELRLVEELLPLLPRLLNRGGRVGIISFHSLEDRLVKRYFWEQAAAGYEAELIIPEKKPVSGTEDVHNPRSRSAQFRYAVKT from the coding sequence ATGAGTATTAAAGAACATCCACCACAGTCGGAAGCGCTTCAAGTGAGCGAACCGATTCATGTTCCCGTACTCCTGGAGGTGACCTTGGATAGGTTGCGGCCAGCTAAAGGCGAGAGTTATCTTGACCTGACGGCTGGCTATGGCGGCCACGCCAGGGAATTCTTAACGAGGACGGATAATTACTTGGGCGCAGTGCTGGTTGATCGCGATGATAACGCGATTAACACGCTGGGCGATTTGGCTGAAAAAGGTGCCACGCTAATTCACAAGGATTTTGTGAGCGCAGCGCGGGATTTGGTCAAGCAGGGACGTACATTTGACGTGATTTTGGCTGATTTGGGGGTGTCGTCACCGCAGCTTGACAGAGCAGAGAGAGGTTTTTCGTTTCGGTTTGACGGACCGCTGGATATGCGGATGGATAATCGGACGGAAACGACAGCGGCGGATATCGTCAATTCGTATTCGGTTGATGAGCTGACGCGGCTGATGACTCGTTACGGCGAGGAAAGTCCCGGGCGGGCTAGGCGGATTGCACAGGCAATTGTTAGCGCCAGGCCGATTCGGGGAACGACTGAGCTGGCTGGTCTGATCAAGCACACTGTCGGTCGCGGCGGGATGAAACATCATCCGGCGACTCGCACTTTTCAGGCACTGCGCATTGAAGTCAATCACGAACTTCGGCTGGTTGAAGAATTATTGCCGCTGCTACCGCGCCTCCTTAACCGGGGCGGGCGCGTTGGAATAATTAGCTTTCATAGTCTGGAGGATCGATTGGTCAAGCGATATTTCTGGGAGCAAGCGGCTGCTGGCTATGAGGCCGAGCTGATCATCCCAGAGAAAAAACCGGTGTCTGGAACAGAAGATGTTCACAACCCGCGTAGTCGGAGCGCTCAGTTTCGCTACGCCGTGAAAACATAA
- a CDS encoding FtsW/RodA/SpoVE family cell cycle protein, which yields MRNRTAATSTAKAVRRHRPMYQIVLYMGLLLMLGLVVMYALGPQRANVLNHTHGANYSDTFFFNKQLASVITAVVAFGVAAILPYRWLTEAWAKRLFIAGLTACFLLVVCGALLHLPFASDTNGAYRWFYLGGLGSFQPAELLKFGLLLFVAGFLAKRVRQGKLNDINETLIPLGIIMAVSMFVVVVLQKDLGTGVSLVALVLSVLAVSGMDVRLLRRIVLVIAAAALVLTFSSPHRIERVMTFIQGDTHQSASRDENNYHIQQARIAIGSGGLLGLGIGKSVQATGYLPEAINDSIFAVMGETFGFVGLSVILALFSALLLSLLKVTSRLADMHLRLVVAGVFGWVASHVLMNIGSMTGIIPMTGISLPLLSYGGTSMLFIAAALGLAFQLSAYTAHKPLMEGEGSGKDLGSRRRLGRTRYASRGSV from the coding sequence TTGCGTAACCGCACTGCCGCCACCTCAACCGCCAAGGCGGTGCGTCGCCACCGGCCGATGTATCAGATCGTGCTGTACATGGGGTTGTTATTGATGCTCGGGTTGGTGGTGATGTATGCGCTGGGGCCGCAGCGGGCAAATGTGTTGAATCATACCCACGGCGCGAATTATAGCGACACCTTCTTTTTCAATAAGCAGCTGGCCAGCGTCATCACCGCTGTGGTGGCATTTGGGGTGGCGGCGATATTGCCATATCGGTGGTTGACCGAGGCGTGGGCCAAGCGACTGTTTATCGCGGGCTTGACGGCGTGTTTCTTGTTGGTGGTTTGCGGGGCGCTGCTGCATCTGCCATTTGCATCGGACACCAACGGCGCGTACCGCTGGTTTTATCTGGGTGGACTGGGTAGTTTTCAGCCGGCGGAGTTATTGAAATTTGGTTTGCTATTGTTTGTGGCCGGGTTTTTGGCCAAGCGAGTGCGCCAAGGCAAACTCAACGATATCAACGAGACGCTGATCCCACTTGGTATTATTATGGCGGTGTCGATGTTTGTGGTGGTGGTGCTGCAGAAAGATTTGGGGACGGGTGTGTCGCTCGTAGCGCTGGTACTGTCGGTGTTAGCGGTGTCGGGGATGGACGTTCGGCTACTGCGACGCATCGTGCTGGTGATCGCGGCTGCGGCGTTGGTGCTGACGTTCTCATCACCGCACCGCATCGAGCGAGTGATGACCTTTATCCAGGGTGATACGCATCAATCAGCCAGCCGGGATGAAAATAATTATCACATCCAACAAGCGCGCATCGCCATCGGTTCGGGCGGTCTATTGGGTCTCGGCATCGGTAAAAGTGTGCAGGCGACAGGTTACCTGCCAGAGGCGATTAATGACTCGATTTTTGCGGTGATGGGCGAAACGTTTGGATTTGTCGGCCTGTCGGTTATTTTGGCGTTGTTTTCGGCGCTGCTGCTGAGCCTGCTCAAGGTGACGTCGCGGCTGGCTGATATGCACTTACGGCTGGTGGTGGCGGGCGTATTTGGCTGGGTGGCGTCGCATGTGCTGATGAATATTGGCTCAATGACGGGGATTATTCCGATGACTGGTATCTCGCTGCCGCTGCTCAGTTATGGCGGCACCAGCATGTTATTTATCGCAGCGGCGCTGGGTCTGGCATTTCAACTATCAGCCTACACGGCGCATAAACCATTAATGGAAGGAGAGGGAAGTGGCAAAGATCTTGGCAGTCGGCGGCGGCTCGGGCGGACACGTTACGCCAGTCGTGGCAGTGTGTAA
- a CDS encoding family 1 glycosylhydrolase: protein MTTKQSERIVFPKKFLWGVATSAHQVEGGLVNQWTTWELEHAKRLSVQAPHQFGDLDSWPRIKKEATRPDNYVSGRGVDHYHRYEEDFAILKSLNMNAFRFCIEWARIEPQEGAWDAAAIAHYRTYLRTLKKMGITPVVTLFHFTLPEWFMAKGGFEKRRNIKYFVYYVEKVLSELGRDIEWIVTINEPTVYAGESYLEGHWPPNKTRKCDMLRVLCNLVTAHKKVYKLTRARKKWKVSMAHHLIYCYPGDDAILSRASARVVHYFLNTWVLRRVRRHSDFLAINYYFARRIYGYRAHDPYLKVSDLGWDMQPDKLQYLLEDVAERYRLPIMITENGLADGADSQRQWWLTETIKAMHEALKHDVKLIGYLHWSLLDNFEWDKGYWPKFGLVAVDRRTMTRTIRPSAHWFAAVIKKLRK from the coding sequence ATGACAACGAAGCAATCTGAACGCATCGTGTTTCCAAAGAAGTTTTTATGGGGTGTAGCGACGTCGGCGCATCAGGTCGAGGGTGGCCTGGTGAATCAGTGGACGACGTGGGAGCTCGAACATGCCAAGCGGCTGTCCGTGCAAGCACCGCATCAATTTGGTGATCTTGACAGCTGGCCGCGCATCAAAAAAGAGGCGACCAGGCCTGACAACTACGTATCGGGGCGGGGTGTCGATCATTACCATCGCTACGAGGAAGATTTCGCGATTCTCAAGAGTCTCAACATGAATGCCTTTCGGTTCTGTATCGAATGGGCACGAATTGAGCCGCAAGAGGGCGCGTGGGACGCGGCGGCGATTGCCCACTATCGGACGTATCTACGGACGCTGAAAAAGATGGGTATTACACCGGTGGTGACGCTGTTTCACTTTACGCTGCCGGAGTGGTTTATGGCCAAAGGCGGTTTTGAAAAGCGGCGCAACATCAAATATTTCGTGTATTATGTCGAAAAAGTTTTGAGCGAGCTGGGGCGCGATATCGAGTGGATCGTGACGATTAACGAGCCGACCGTGTACGCTGGTGAGAGTTACCTCGAGGGGCATTGGCCGCCGAATAAAACTCGCAAGTGTGATATGCTGCGCGTGCTCTGTAACCTCGTTACGGCGCATAAAAAAGTGTATAAATTGACGCGTGCTCGCAAAAAGTGGAAGGTGTCGATGGCGCATCATCTGATTTATTGCTATCCGGGCGATGACGCGATTCTCAGCCGCGCTAGTGCGCGGGTGGTACATTATTTCTTGAACACGTGGGTGCTGCGTCGAGTGCGGCGGCATAGTGATTTCTTGGCGATCAATTATTACTTTGCGCGGCGGATTTATGGCTATCGGGCACATGACCCGTACCTGAAGGTCAGTGATCTCGGCTGGGATATGCAGCCGGATAAGCTGCAATACCTGCTGGAGGATGTTGCCGAGCGCTATCGGTTGCCGATTATGATTACCGAGAATGGGCTGGCAGACGGCGCTGATAGTCAGCGGCAGTGGTGGCTGACCGAGACCATCAAGGCCATGCACGAGGCGCTCAAACATGACGTCAAGCTAATCGGTTATTTGCACTGGAGCCTGCTCGACAATTTTGAATGGGACAAGGGTTATTGGCCAAAGTTTGGCCTGGTAGCAGTCGATCGGCGGACCATGACCCGGACGATACGCCCAAGCGCGCACTGGTTTGCGGCGGTGATCAAGAAGCTGCGGAAATAG
- a CDS encoding diaminopimelate decarboxylase translates to MMKFPIDQLPEVLDTPSFVYSRRILEERARQALACRVPFGLTVRYAAKANSHPEIIRLFDKLGLQFDASSSYEAALLLKQGVSGPTISLSSQQPAHNLDELLQAGVRYVATSLRQLELFASSPYRPNTVGLRLNPGMGSGHNNRTMTGGVNSSFGLWHAYTEQALGLARRHNITIDRLHIHIGSGADPRLWGEAMDAALALVGRLPEVTTLDIGGGFKVYRFGDEQEADLAAICEVFSRKLAQFSEETGRQLHLEIEPGTWLVAHAGVLVAEVVDIVDTGADGHTFLRLDTGMNDITRPGMYGAQHEMMVLSGREEQREYIVVGHCCETGDILTPAPSNPENLESRRLTQAEIGDKLVIFDAGAYCQSMSLKRYNAYPDAGAYFID, encoded by the coding sequence ATGATGAAATTTCCGATCGATCAGTTGCCTGAGGTGCTTGATACGCCGAGCTTTGTGTATTCGAGGCGGATACTAGAGGAGCGGGCCCGGCAGGCGCTGGCGTGCCGAGTGCCGTTCGGTCTGACGGTGCGTTACGCGGCCAAGGCAAATTCGCACCCCGAGATTATACGATTATTTGATAAGTTGGGGTTGCAATTTGATGCCAGCTCAAGTTACGAGGCGGCGCTATTACTCAAGCAGGGGGTGAGCGGCCCAACAATCAGCCTCTCTAGCCAGCAGCCGGCGCACAACCTTGATGAGCTGCTCCAGGCTGGCGTGCGTTACGTGGCGACGTCGCTTCGTCAATTAGAGCTGTTTGCCTCGAGTCCATACCGCCCAAATACGGTCGGTCTGCGGCTCAATCCTGGCATGGGCTCGGGGCATAATAATCGGACGATGACCGGTGGGGTTAATTCCAGCTTTGGCTTGTGGCATGCGTATACCGAGCAGGCGCTAGGGCTGGCGAGGCGTCATAACATAACGATTGATCGGCTGCATATTCACATCGGCTCGGGTGCTGATCCACGGTTGTGGGGCGAGGCGATGGATGCGGCATTGGCGCTTGTTGGGCGACTGCCAGAGGTGACCACTCTAGACATTGGCGGCGGCTTTAAGGTGTATCGGTTCGGTGATGAGCAGGAGGCGGATCTGGCAGCAATTTGCGAGGTGTTTTCTCGGAAATTAGCTCAGTTTTCTGAAGAAACCGGGCGGCAATTACATCTAGAAATTGAACCGGGAACCTGGCTGGTGGCGCACGCTGGTGTGTTGGTTGCGGAGGTGGTGGACATTGTTGATACCGGGGCGGATGGTCATACATTTTTGCGCCTTGATACCGGTATGAATGACATCACCCGGCCGGGAATGTATGGCGCGCAGCACGAGATGATGGTGTTGTCGGGTCGCGAGGAGCAGCGAGAGTACATCGTGGTAGGGCATTGCTGCGAGACGGGCGATATCTTGACACCGGCACCCAGTAATCCAGAAAATCTCGAATCGCGACGACTAACTCAGGCGGAGATTGGTGATAAGCTAGTGATCTTTGATGCGGGGGCGTATTGCCAGAGCATGTCGCTGAAACGGTACAATGCGTATCCGGATGCCGGCGCGTATTTTATTGACTAA
- the mraY gene encoding phospho-N-acetylmuramoyl-pentapeptide-transferase, with product MATALQTMTNELTHVFLLSVGAFLLAMFLTPIYTFFAYRYRFWKRQRSESTDGKELKVFAKFQAAKLRRNIPTMAGVIGVISIFVVTFVCNLDRAQTWLPLAALIGGAAVGLIDDVINLRGLGGGAAGLRSPVKFALIVLIGVVLGWFFYVKLGVASFHVPFMGDVAIGWLIVPLFAFAVVATGNAVNISDGMDGLAGGLLGISFGAFGVIALLQQQVLLAGFCFTVVGVLLSYLWFNIYPARFFMGDVGSFAYGVSLGVVAMLTNSLLLLPVIGLLFVIEAGSSLIQIVSKKLFKHKIFLSAPIHHHLEASGWPETKVTMRFWVIGCVMAFIGVMLALAGGHIA from the coding sequence ATGGCAACTGCTTTACAAACAATGACCAACGAATTAACGCACGTATTTTTGCTCAGTGTCGGGGCGTTCTTACTAGCGATGTTTCTGACGCCAATTTATACGTTTTTTGCCTATCGATACCGGTTCTGGAAGCGGCAGCGCTCGGAGAGTACCGACGGCAAAGAGTTGAAGGTTTTTGCTAAATTCCAAGCGGCAAAATTGCGGCGAAATATTCCAACAATGGCCGGAGTTATCGGTGTTATTTCGATTTTTGTGGTGACGTTCGTTTGTAATTTAGATCGAGCGCAGACATGGCTGCCACTGGCGGCGTTGATTGGCGGTGCCGCGGTTGGGCTTATTGATGATGTTATTAATCTACGCGGGCTGGGCGGTGGTGCAGCCGGCTTACGTAGTCCGGTAAAATTTGCGTTAATTGTCCTCATTGGTGTCGTCCTTGGCTGGTTTTTCTATGTCAAGCTGGGCGTGGCCAGCTTCCATGTGCCGTTTATGGGCGACGTGGCAATTGGCTGGCTGATCGTCCCGCTGTTTGCCTTTGCAGTGGTGGCGACTGGTAACGCGGTTAATATTTCTGATGGTATGGATGGTTTGGCCGGCGGGTTGTTGGGGATTAGTTTTGGAGCGTTTGGGGTAATTGCCCTGTTGCAGCAACAAGTATTGCTGGCGGGGTTTTGCTTCACGGTAGTTGGTGTGTTGCTGAGTTATCTCTGGTTTAACATCTATCCAGCAAGGTTTTTCATGGGCGATGTTGGTAGTTTTGCCTATGGGGTGAGTTTGGGGGTAGTGGCGATGTTGACTAATTCATTGCTGCTGCTGCCGGTGATTGGGTTGTTGTTTGTGATCGAGGCAGGTTCGAGCTTGATTCAGATTGTGAGCAAAAAACTCTTTAAGCACAAAATTTTCTTGTCAGCGCCAATCCATCATCACCTAGAGGCCAGCGGCTGGCCGGAAACTAAAGTGACGATGCGGTTTTGGGTGATTGGCTGTGTGATGGCGTTTATCGGCGTGATGCTGGCCCTGGCGGGGGGTCATATTGCGTAA
- a CDS encoding DUF2726 domain-containing protein: MEISIIILIIIVVFGIIGAKTNRRTTFSKPKTGEYAYTKKERIITQYELAFYQTLHEVVSGCIIIPQAHLSIFLNHKVRGQNWSRAFSRINGKSVDFLICTNDMRPLLAIELDDITHNRPDRQQRDAFVNTVITSAHIPLLRFTASGWNTDTIKQQVAQALHASVFEK, encoded by the coding sequence ATGGAAATAAGTATAATAATTCTTATCATCATTGTCGTCTTTGGAATAATTGGGGCAAAAACAAACAGACGAACCACTTTTTCTAAGCCAAAAACAGGGGAGTATGCATACACCAAAAAGGAGCGCATCATAACACAGTACGAACTAGCCTTCTATCAAACCCTACACGAAGTAGTCAGCGGCTGTATCATTATTCCTCAAGCCCATCTGAGCATATTCTTGAATCATAAGGTGCGCGGACAAAACTGGAGCAGGGCATTCTCAAGAATCAATGGTAAATCAGTAGACTTCCTCATCTGCACCAATGACATGCGACCACTTCTCGCCATAGAGCTTGATGATATCACTCACAATCGCCCTGACCGTCAACAGCGAGACGCTTTTGTCAATACAGTTATCACTAGTGCACACATACCCCTGCTACGATTCACCGCCAGCGGCTGGAATACCGACACCATCAAGCAGCAAGTTGCCCAGGCCCTGCACGCATCAGTATTCGAAAAATAA
- a CDS encoding ribonuclease HI: MTIYYTDGSTSPNPGPGGFAVIKDLQPWILGSEDGETTNIRMEGKALIAALQDADGAPCVIYTDSEFWINVVTKWAPGWRQRGWTKKGGEIKNLDIVQELYELYVQSQAELRWVRGHEGDEGNELADEWANRAREGERLTK; the protein is encoded by the coding sequence ATGACAATTTACTACACTGACGGTTCGACTAGCCCCAATCCCGGCCCGGGCGGCTTCGCGGTGATCAAGGATCTTCAGCCGTGGATCTTGGGCTCCGAGGACGGCGAAACGACCAATATTCGCATGGAAGGCAAGGCGCTGATTGCGGCGCTTCAGGACGCTGACGGCGCGCCATGTGTGATTTATACTGATAGCGAATTTTGGATCAATGTGGTGACCAAGTGGGCGCCAGGCTGGAGGCAGCGCGGCTGGACAAAGAAGGGTGGCGAGATTAAGAACTTGGATATCGTACAGGAATTATACGAGTTATATGTGCAGTCGCAGGCGGAACTCCGCTGGGTGCGTGGCCACGAGGGCGACGAGGGCAATGAGCTGGCGGATGAGTGGGCCAACCGAGCGCGTGAAGGCGAGCGATTAACTAAATAG
- a CDS encoding AAA family ATPase: MDQELALAILMSGRSALLTGAAGTGKTHLLNTFIAQARDQGKKVSVTATTGLAATHLGGNTIHSWSGIGVSDHLANNFFDRLSKTRREVITKTDVLVIDEISMLHDFRLDMVDQVLRGVRENDQPFGGIQLVMSGDFFQLPPINRPGEQGGGFVVYSEAWQELQPAVLYLERQYRQNDEQLLEILTALRHDDIRRHHAEMLLARTEVELPDGDITELHTVNVDVDAINSQKLAELVGEERTYQQTTTGSKVYVESLQRSVLAPSELVLKPGALVMAVKNSPQKLYANGSIGTVVDFEPLTDYPIVEFRGGQQVTMVPDVWELRDGERRRASISQVPLRLAWAITVHKSQGMTLDAARIDLRKAFVEGMGYVALSRVRDLDNLYLYGINRKALEVSPDALAIDEVLQRASDEAAKHYRPMLEDMKRKQSVPKKSGKKPQSASWQQKIAKMRETHPKAYMPWEKADDDILKQEFLQGATIQQLSQKLGRHEGSIRMRLQKHFGEDVVQ; encoded by the coding sequence ATGGACCAGGAATTAGCGCTGGCGATTTTGATGAGCGGTCGGTCGGCGCTGCTGACGGGCGCGGCGGGTACCGGCAAAACACACCTGCTGAACACGTTTATTGCACAGGCGCGTGACCAGGGTAAAAAGGTGTCGGTAACAGCGACGACGGGCTTGGCGGCGACGCATTTGGGTGGCAATACCATTCACAGTTGGAGCGGCATTGGTGTCAGTGATCACTTGGCGAACAACTTTTTTGATCGGCTGTCAAAAACGCGGCGTGAGGTGATTACCAAGACTGATGTGTTGGTAATTGATGAGATTTCCATGCTGCATGATTTTCGGCTAGACATGGTCGATCAGGTGCTGCGTGGTGTCCGGGAAAATGACCAGCCGTTTGGCGGTATTCAGCTGGTGATGAGTGGCGACTTTTTCCAGCTGCCGCCGATCAATCGTCCGGGCGAGCAGGGCGGCGGCTTTGTGGTGTATTCGGAAGCGTGGCAGGAGCTGCAGCCGGCGGTGCTGTATCTGGAGCGGCAATATCGGCAAAATGATGAGCAGCTCCTCGAGATTTTGACAGCACTGAGACATGACGATATCAGGCGACATCACGCTGAGATGTTGCTGGCACGGACGGAGGTCGAGCTGCCTGATGGTGACATCACCGAGCTACATACCGTCAATGTTGATGTTGACGCTATCAACAGCCAGAAGCTGGCAGAGCTGGTGGGCGAGGAGCGGACGTATCAGCAGACGACGACTGGCTCGAAGGTATACGTCGAGAGCTTGCAACGGTCGGTGTTGGCGCCGAGTGAACTCGTGTTGAAACCGGGTGCGTTGGTGATGGCCGTGAAAAATTCGCCGCAGAAATTGTACGCCAATGGTAGCATCGGTACAGTGGTGGATTTTGAGCCACTGACGGACTATCCGATTGTAGAGTTTCGTGGTGGCCAGCAGGTGACCATGGTGCCGGATGTCTGGGAGCTACGCGATGGCGAGCGTAGGCGCGCCAGTATCTCACAGGTGCCGCTGCGACTGGCGTGGGCTATCACCGTGCATAAAAGTCAGGGTATGACCTTGGATGCGGCTCGGATTGACCTGAGAAAGGCGTTTGTTGAAGGTATGGGTTATGTAGCTCTCAGCCGGGTGCGTGATCTCGATAATCTGTATCTTTACGGTATTAACCGCAAGGCACTGGAAGTCTCGCCGGATGCGTTGGCGATTGACGAGGTATTGCAGCGAGCAAGTGATGAAGCGGCCAAGCACTATCGTCCGATGTTGGAGGACATGAAGCGAAAGCAGTCAGTGCCGAAAAAATCTGGCAAAAAGCCTCAGTCCGCTAGCTGGCAGCAAAAGATTGCCAAAATGCGCGAGACACATCCGAAAGCGTACATGCCGTGGGAAAAAGCCGACGACGACATCCTCAAACAGGAATTTTTACAAGGCGCGACCATCCAGCAGCTTAGCCAAAAACTTGGTCGCCACGAAGGCTCAATTCGCATGCGGCTGCAGAAACATTTTGGGGAGGATGTGGTGCAGTAG